Proteins encoded by one window of Chromobacterium violaceum ATCC 12472:
- the kdpB gene encoding potassium-transporting ATPase subunit KdpB: MKPAIVDSFRKLSPRTQWRNPVMFVVYAGSILTTALWIQSLGGHGEAPSGFILAVALWLWFTVLFANFAEALAEGRSKAQAASLRSAKKNVVAKKLAGGNHGAAKSIVDGATLRKGDFVLVEAGDVIPVDGDVVEGVASVDESAITGESAPVIRESGGDFSSVTGGTRVLSDWIVVKITANPGETFLDRMIAMVEGAKRQKTPNEIALTILLVALTIVFLIVTVTLLPFSLFSVDAAKAGTPISITTLVALLVCLIPTTIGGLLSAIGVAGMSRMMGANVIATSGRAVEAAGDVDVLLLDKTGTITLGNRQASAFIPAPGVSEKDLADAAQLASLADETPEGRSVVVLAKQKFNLRERQLASHEAVFIPFTAQTRMSGIDYDGRQIRKGAIDAIRRHIAEQGGQFPDALAKSAEDVARRGSTPLLVAEGDRALGVIELKDIVKGGIKERFAELRQMGIKTVMITGDNPLTAAAIAAEAGVDDYLAEATPEAKLKLIRSHQAEGKLVAMTGDGTNDAPALAQADVAVAMNTGTQAAKEAGNMVDLDSNPTKLIEIVEIGKQMLMTRGSLTTFSIANDVAKYFAIIPAAFASTYPQLNALNVMGLNSPASAIMSAVIFNAVIIVALIPLALKGVKYHARSAAELLRGNLLVYGLGGLLVPFAGIKLIDMLLGAMGLV, encoded by the coding sequence ATGAAGCCCGCCATCGTCGACTCGTTCAGGAAGCTGTCGCCGCGCACCCAGTGGCGCAATCCGGTGATGTTCGTGGTGTACGCAGGCAGCATCCTGACCACCGCGCTGTGGATCCAGTCGCTGGGCGGCCACGGAGAGGCCCCGTCCGGCTTCATCCTGGCCGTGGCGCTGTGGCTGTGGTTCACCGTGCTGTTCGCCAACTTCGCCGAGGCGCTGGCCGAGGGCCGCAGCAAGGCCCAGGCCGCCAGCCTGCGCTCCGCCAAGAAGAACGTGGTGGCCAAGAAGCTGGCCGGCGGCAATCACGGCGCCGCCAAGAGCATCGTCGACGGCGCCACCTTGCGCAAAGGGGACTTCGTGCTGGTGGAGGCCGGCGACGTGATCCCGGTGGACGGCGACGTGGTGGAAGGCGTGGCCTCGGTCGACGAATCCGCGATCACCGGCGAATCCGCGCCGGTGATCCGCGAGTCCGGCGGCGACTTCTCCTCCGTCACCGGCGGCACCCGCGTGCTGTCCGACTGGATCGTGGTCAAGATCACCGCCAACCCGGGCGAAACCTTCCTCGACCGCATGATCGCGATGGTGGAAGGCGCCAAGCGCCAGAAGACGCCGAACGAGATCGCGCTGACCATCCTCTTGGTGGCGCTGACCATCGTGTTCCTGATCGTCACCGTGACCCTGCTGCCGTTTTCGCTGTTCAGCGTGGACGCGGCCAAAGCCGGCACGCCGATCAGCATCACCACCCTGGTGGCGCTGCTGGTCTGCCTGATTCCGACCACCATCGGCGGCCTCTTGTCCGCCATCGGCGTGGCCGGCATGAGCCGGATGATGGGCGCCAACGTGATCGCCACCTCCGGCCGCGCGGTGGAAGCCGCCGGAGACGTCGACGTGCTGCTGCTGGACAAGACCGGCACCATCACGCTGGGCAACCGCCAGGCATCGGCTTTCATCCCGGCCCCGGGCGTATCGGAGAAAGACCTGGCCGACGCCGCCCAGCTGGCGTCCTTGGCCGACGAAACGCCGGAAGGCCGCAGCGTGGTGGTGCTGGCCAAGCAGAAATTCAACCTGCGCGAACGCCAGCTGGCCAGCCACGAGGCCGTGTTCATCCCGTTCACCGCGCAGACCCGGATGTCCGGCATCGACTACGACGGCCGCCAGATCCGCAAGGGCGCCATCGACGCCATCCGCCGCCACATCGCGGAACAAGGCGGCCAGTTCCCGGACGCGCTGGCGAAAAGCGCCGAGGACGTGGCGCGCCGCGGCTCCACCCCGCTGCTGGTGGCCGAAGGCGACCGCGCGCTGGGCGTGATCGAGCTGAAGGACATCGTCAAGGGCGGCATCAAGGAACGTTTCGCCGAGCTGCGCCAGATGGGCATCAAGACGGTGATGATCACCGGCGACAACCCGCTCACCGCCGCCGCCATCGCCGCCGAGGCCGGCGTGGACGACTACCTGGCCGAAGCCACGCCGGAAGCCAAGCTCAAGCTGATCCGCAGCCACCAGGCCGAAGGCAAGCTGGTGGCGATGACCGGCGACGGCACCAACGACGCGCCGGCGCTGGCCCAGGCCGACGTGGCGGTGGCGATGAACACCGGCACCCAGGCGGCCAAGGAAGCCGGCAATATGGTGGATCTAGACTCCAATCCCACCAAGCTGATCGAGATCGTCGAAATCGGCAAGCAGATGCTGATGACGCGGGGCTCGCTGACCACCTTCTCCATCGCCAACGATGTGGCCAAGTACTTCGCCATCATCCCGGCGGCGTTCGCCAGCACCTATCCGCAGCTGAACGCGCTGAACGTGATGGGCCTGAACAGCCCGGCCTCGGCCATCATGTCGGCGGTGATCTTCAACGCCGTCATCATCGTGGCGCTGATTCCGCTGGCGCTGAAAGGCGTGAAATACCATGCCAGAAGCGCGGCCGAGCTGCTGCGCGGCAACCTGCTGGTCTACGGCCTGGGCGGCCTGTTGGTGCCCTTCGCCGGCATCAAGCTGATCGACATGCTGCTGGGCGCGATGGGCCTGGTGTAA
- the kdpA gene encoding potassium-transporting ATPase subunit KdpA, producing MSTPAMLQLGLFLVVLIALAWPLGAYMTRVMQGENIGPARWCAPLERGFYRLAGIKQEEEMGWRGYAVALILFNVLGVAAVYALQRLQGMLPFNPQAMAAVSPDSSFNTAISFVTNTNWQGYGGETTMSYLTQMLGLTVQNFVSAATGAAVVIALIRGFARHSSAKIGNFWVDVTRMTLYVLLPLAVVFALVFTQQGAIQNLSAYQDVHTVETVKYQQPKQDAKGNPVLGKDGKPVMEDKTSQTQTLPMGPVASQEAIKMLGTNGGGFFNANSAHPFENPTPLANFLQDIAIFLIPAALCFLFGRMVGDRRQGWAILAAMTIMFATAVVVETRAEQAGVPQYSSLGIDQRASQLQSGGNMEGKEARFGIIDTSLFVAVTTSASCGAVNAMHDSLTPIGGLVPMFLMQLGEVVFGGVGSGLYGMLIFAILAVFIAGLMVGRTPEYLGKKIETYEMKMTAITILVTPTLVLALTAIAVSLAAGKAGIANPAAHGFSEILYAFTSAANNNGSAFAGLSANTPFYNIMTGLAMFFGRFFMIVPILAIAGSLAAKKRLAVTGGTLPTHGPLFVTLLIGTVLLVGALNYVPALALGPVVEHLQMLAAR from the coding sequence ATGAGCACACCCGCCATGCTGCAACTAGGGCTGTTCTTGGTTGTGCTGATCGCGCTGGCCTGGCCGCTGGGCGCCTACATGACGCGCGTCATGCAGGGGGAGAACATCGGCCCGGCGCGCTGGTGCGCGCCGCTGGAACGCGGCTTTTACCGCCTCGCCGGCATCAAGCAGGAGGAGGAGATGGGCTGGCGCGGCTACGCGGTGGCGCTGATCCTGTTCAACGTGCTGGGCGTGGCCGCCGTCTACGCGCTGCAACGGCTGCAAGGCATGCTGCCGTTCAATCCGCAGGCGATGGCCGCGGTATCGCCCGACTCCTCGTTCAACACCGCCATTTCCTTCGTCACCAATACCAACTGGCAAGGCTATGGCGGCGAAACCACGATGAGCTACCTGACCCAGATGCTGGGTCTGACGGTGCAGAACTTCGTGTCCGCCGCCACCGGCGCCGCGGTGGTGATCGCGCTGATCCGCGGCTTCGCCCGCCACAGCAGTGCCAAGATCGGCAATTTCTGGGTCGACGTCACCCGGATGACGCTGTACGTGCTGCTGCCGCTGGCTGTGGTATTCGCGCTGGTTTTCACCCAGCAGGGCGCCATCCAGAACCTGTCCGCCTACCAGGACGTCCATACCGTCGAAACCGTCAAATACCAGCAGCCCAAGCAGGACGCCAAGGGCAACCCGGTGCTGGGCAAGGACGGCAAACCCGTCATGGAGGACAAGACCAGCCAGACGCAAACCCTGCCCATGGGCCCGGTGGCCTCGCAGGAAGCAATCAAGATGCTGGGCACCAACGGCGGCGGCTTCTTCAACGCCAACTCCGCCCACCCGTTTGAGAACCCGACCCCGCTGGCCAACTTCCTGCAGGACATCGCGATCTTCCTGATCCCGGCCGCGCTGTGCTTCTTGTTCGGCCGCATGGTCGGCGACCGCCGCCAAGGCTGGGCCATCCTCGCCGCGATGACCATCATGTTCGCCACCGCGGTGGTGGTGGAAACCCGCGCCGAGCAGGCCGGCGTGCCGCAATACAGCTCGCTGGGCATAGACCAGCGCGCCAGCCAGCTGCAATCCGGCGGCAATATGGAAGGCAAGGAAGCCCGCTTCGGCATCATCGACACCTCGCTGTTCGTCGCCGTGACCACCTCCGCCTCCTGCGGCGCGGTCAACGCGATGCACGACTCGCTGACGCCGATCGGCGGCCTGGTGCCGATGTTCCTGATGCAGTTGGGCGAAGTGGTGTTCGGCGGCGTCGGCTCCGGCCTGTACGGCATGCTGATCTTCGCCATCCTGGCGGTGTTCATCGCCGGCCTGATGGTGGGTCGCACGCCGGAATACCTGGGCAAGAAGATCGAAACCTACGAGATGAAGATGACCGCGATCACCATCCTGGTGACGCCGACCCTGGTGCTGGCGCTGACCGCGATCGCCGTCAGCCTGGCCGCCGGCAAGGCCGGCATCGCCAATCCGGCCGCGCACGGCTTCAGCGAGATCCTGTACGCGTTCACCTCGGCCGCCAACAACAACGGCAGCGCCTTCGCCGGCCTGTCCGCCAACACGCCGTTCTACAACATCATGACCGGCCTCGCGATGTTCTTCGGCCGCTTCTTCATGATCGTGCCCATCCTGGCCATCGCCGGCTCGCTGGCCGCCAAGAAGCGCCTGGCCGTCACCGGCGGCACCCTGCCCACCCACGGCCCGCTGTTCGTGACGCTGCTGATCGGCACCGTGCTGCTGGTGGGCGCCCTCAACTATGTTCCGGCCCTGGCGCTGGGGCCGGTGGTCGAGCACCTGCAAATGCTCGCCGCCCGCTAA
- the kdpF gene encoding K(+)-transporting ATPase subunit F, with protein sequence MTAWYLISALLALGLFVYLIYALVKPENF encoded by the coding sequence ATGACCGCCTGGTACCTGATCAGCGCCCTGCTGGCGCTGGGACTGTTCGTCTATCTGATCTACGCATTGGTCAAACCGGAGAATTTCTAA
- a CDS encoding sulfite exporter TauE/SafE family protein, with translation MDLGYTVAGLAVGFIVGLTGVGGGSLMTPILLWFGISPATAVGTDLLYAAVTKAGGVVVHHRQRHIDWRITWHLSLGSVPAALLTLGLLSWLHVPAQVMDALFRFVLGLALLLTAFAILFKPWLLKVGGHHAAKLGADGRWWPTALVGVMLGVLVTLSSIGAGALGTLALFMLYPTLPTSRLVGTEIAHAVPLTLVAGLGHAGMGHLDWMLLLKLLSGSLPGIWLGSRLAGRLSDHWLRPALAVMLALVGGKLVL, from the coding sequence ATGGATTTGGGATATACGGTGGCGGGGTTGGCCGTCGGTTTCATCGTCGGCTTGACCGGCGTGGGCGGCGGCTCGCTGATGACGCCCATTCTGCTGTGGTTCGGCATTTCGCCGGCAACCGCAGTCGGCACCGACCTGCTGTATGCCGCGGTGACCAAGGCCGGCGGCGTGGTGGTCCACCATCGGCAGCGCCACATAGACTGGCGCATTACCTGGCATTTGTCGTTGGGCAGCGTGCCCGCGGCGCTGCTGACGCTGGGCCTGCTGTCCTGGCTGCATGTGCCGGCCCAGGTGATGGACGCACTGTTCCGTTTCGTGCTGGGACTGGCGCTGCTGCTGACGGCTTTCGCCATCCTGTTCAAGCCCTGGCTGCTGAAAGTCGGCGGCCATCATGCGGCGAAGCTGGGCGCAGACGGTCGCTGGTGGCCGACGGCGCTGGTCGGCGTGATGCTGGGCGTATTGGTGACGCTGAGCTCCATCGGCGCCGGCGCCCTGGGCACGCTGGCCCTGTTCATGTTGTACCCGACCTTGCCGACTTCCCGGCTGGTCGGCACCGAGATCGCCCACGCGGTGCCGCTGACGCTGGTGGCGGGCCTGGGCCACGCCGGCATGGGCCATCTCGACTGGATGTTGCTGCTGAAGCTGCTCAGCGGCTCGCTGCCGGGCATCTGGCTGGGCAGCCGCCTGGCCGGCCGTCTGTCCGACCACTGGCTGCGGCCGGCGCTGGCGGTGATGCTGGCCTTGGTTGGCGGCAAGCTGGTGCTTTAG
- a CDS encoding substrate-binding periplasmic protein, with product MRARLIALLLALASPIIRAEAPPPDLLALTETLPPLSYEEDGARKGFANELLQMMLHDSGLRAAVEIKPWSRALREAQQTPNTLLYLTVRTPEREAWFKWVGPALPLPIELFRLSGPNAVPFFALEDLSRARVAVARDTPGQKMLEDLGLSDRDALVLTNDEAQSAKLLYARRVQFSVGVALFQRYAARKQGLDPERLESVRVLDDHTRFYFALQKDSKPEYAARLQAALDRIKQDGRYAALLKRYNHP from the coding sequence ATGCGCGCCCGCCTCATTGCCCTGCTGCTCGCACTCGCCTCCCCCATCATCCGCGCCGAAGCGCCGCCTCCCGACCTGCTGGCGCTGACCGAAACCCTTCCCCCGCTCAGCTACGAGGAGGACGGCGCCCGCAAAGGCTTCGCCAATGAATTGCTGCAGATGATGTTGCACGACAGCGGCTTGCGCGCGGCGGTGGAAATCAAACCCTGGAGCCGGGCGCTGCGCGAAGCCCAGCAAACGCCCAACACCCTGCTCTACCTGACGGTCAGGACGCCGGAGCGGGAGGCGTGGTTCAAATGGGTGGGCCCAGCGCTGCCGCTGCCCATCGAGCTGTTTCGGCTGAGCGGCCCCAACGCCGTCCCCTTCTTTGCGCTGGAAGACCTCAGCCGGGCCAGGGTGGCGGTGGCGCGGGACACGCCGGGACAGAAGATGCTGGAAGACCTGGGCTTGTCCGACAGGGACGCGCTGGTGCTAACCAACGACGAAGCCCAATCCGCCAAGCTGCTGTACGCGCGCCGGGTGCAGTTCAGCGTCGGCGTCGCCCTGTTCCAACGCTACGCGGCGCGCAAGCAGGGACTGGATCCCGAACGGCTGGAATCGGTGCGCGTGCTGGACGACCATACCCGGTTCTACTTCGCGTTGCAGAAGGACAGCAAGCCGGAATACGCCGCCCGGCTGCAGGCGGCGCTGGACAGAATCAAGCAGGATGGCCGCTATGCCGCGCTGCTGAAACGCTACAACCATCCATAG
- a CDS encoding GNAT family N-acetyltransferase: MSDTAFRLAGWDDLPAIRLLLQQAFGPLQTMLPSRPTALDETVASLTGHLASGSQIFVAERQGQPVACLLVLPPDDGCAEVKRVCTHPDWQGYGLGSALMSHAEHQLSRQGVRKLKLSTRRRLPDNLRFYQRLGYSQSAIQPYPAGVDDERIELSKTLAA; encoded by the coding sequence ATGAGCGACACCGCATTTCGCCTCGCCGGCTGGGACGACCTCCCCGCCATCCGCCTGTTGCTGCAACAGGCCTTCGGCCCGCTGCAAACGATGCTGCCCAGCCGCCCCACCGCGCTGGACGAAACCGTCGCCAGCCTGACCGGCCACCTGGCCAGCGGCAGCCAGATCTTCGTCGCCGAACGGCAAGGACAGCCGGTGGCCTGCCTGCTGGTGCTGCCGCCCGACGACGGCTGCGCCGAAGTCAAGCGCGTCTGCACCCATCCGGACTGGCAAGGCTACGGCCTCGGATCGGCGTTGATGAGCCACGCGGAACATCAGCTCAGCCGCCAGGGCGTGCGGAAACTGAAGCTGTCCACCCGGCGGCGCCTGCCCGACAACCTGCGCTTCTACCAGCGGCTGGGTTACAGCCAGAGCGCGATCCAGCCCTATCCGGCCGGCGTCGACGATGAGCGCATCGAGCTGAGCAAGACGCTGGCCGCATGA
- the alaS gene encoding alanine--tRNA ligase has translation MKTSEIRKKFLDFFASKGHQVVPSSSLIPGNDPTLMFTVAGMVQFKDVFLGFEKRDYTRATTSQKCLRAGGKHNDLENVGYTARHHTFFEMLGNFSFGDYFKRDAITFAWEFLTGEQWLALPKDKLMVTVYATDDEAYDIWHQTVGLPADKIVRIGDNKGAPYASDNFWTMGDTGPCGPCTEIFFDHGPSVAGGPPGSPDEDGDRFMEIWNNVFMQFNRDEAGTLHPLPKPSVDTGMGLERLSTVLQHVKSNYETDALACLVRAAARETGVEYSQDVPSLKVIADHIRACSFMVADGILPSNEGRGYVLRRIARRAIRHGYKLGQKGLFFHKIVADLVAEMGEAYPELREKQAHIEDALRAEEIKFAETLEIGMGLVDSALEGGKTALDGDTIFKLYDTFGFPVDLTADICRERGIHADLEGFERAMEAQRERGRAGSNFKMSGKIAYDGEDTRFHGYDKSSVEAKVLALYKGTDPVDSLSAGDEGIVVLDGTAFYAEGGGQVGDVGEISAAGGIAALFDVADTQKIQGAAFGHKGKLARGALKVGDAVTATIDLHQRQASARNHSATHLLHAALRHVLGGHVVQKGSLVNPERTRFDFAHGEAVTAAQIAELERVVNHVIAANYEVKAELMSMEAAQKSGAMMLFGEKYGDEVRVLTMGDFSAELCGGTHVKRTGDIGLFKIVAEGGVAAGVRRIEAVTGEGALAYIQAQDALIKEAAAALKAQTSDEVLAKIAALQDSAKALEKELAKLKGQLASSAGDSLADAAADINGVKVLAAELPGADNTALRETLDKLKDKLGSAAIVLAAKGDGKVALVAGVTADLTGKLKAGELVNFVAQQVGGKGGGRPDMAQAGGTQPENLDAALNGVQAWVAGKL, from the coding sequence ATGAAAACCTCTGAAATTCGCAAGAAATTCCTGGATTTCTTCGCCTCCAAAGGCCACCAGGTAGTTCCCTCCAGCAGCCTGATCCCCGGCAACGACCCGACGCTGATGTTCACCGTCGCCGGCATGGTGCAATTCAAGGACGTGTTCCTGGGCTTCGAGAAGCGCGACTACACCCGCGCCACCACCAGCCAGAAATGCCTGCGCGCGGGCGGCAAGCACAACGACCTGGAAAACGTCGGCTACACCGCGCGCCACCATACCTTCTTCGAAATGCTGGGCAACTTCAGCTTCGGCGACTACTTCAAGCGCGACGCCATCACCTTCGCCTGGGAATTCCTCACCGGCGAGCAATGGCTGGCGCTGCCGAAGGACAAGCTGATGGTGACGGTGTACGCCACCGACGATGAAGCCTACGACATCTGGCACCAGACCGTCGGCCTGCCGGCCGACAAGATCGTCCGCATCGGCGACAACAAGGGCGCGCCGTACGCGTCCGACAACTTCTGGACCATGGGCGACACCGGCCCTTGCGGCCCGTGCACCGAGATCTTCTTCGACCACGGCCCGTCCGTCGCCGGCGGCCCTCCGGGCAGCCCGGACGAAGACGGCGACCGCTTCATGGAGATCTGGAACAACGTCTTCATGCAGTTCAACCGCGACGAAGCCGGCACGCTGCACCCGCTGCCCAAGCCATCCGTCGACACCGGCATGGGCCTGGAGCGCCTGTCCACCGTGCTGCAGCACGTGAAGTCCAACTACGAAACCGACGCGCTGGCCTGTCTGGTGCGCGCAGCCGCCCGCGAAACCGGCGTCGAATACAGCCAGGACGTGCCGTCGCTGAAAGTGATCGCCGACCACATCCGCGCCTGCTCCTTCATGGTCGCCGACGGCATTCTGCCGTCCAACGAGGGCCGCGGCTACGTGCTGCGCCGCATCGCCCGCCGCGCGATCCGCCACGGCTACAAGCTGGGCCAGAAGGGCCTGTTCTTCCACAAGATCGTCGCCGACCTGGTCGCCGAGATGGGCGAAGCCTATCCGGAGCTGCGCGAGAAGCAGGCCCATATCGAGGACGCGCTGCGCGCCGAGGAAATCAAGTTCGCCGAAACGCTGGAAATCGGCATGGGCCTGGTGGACTCCGCGCTGGAAGGCGGCAAGACGGCGCTGGACGGCGACACCATCTTCAAGCTGTACGACACCTTCGGCTTCCCGGTGGACCTGACCGCCGACATCTGCCGCGAGCGCGGCATCCACGCCGACCTGGAAGGCTTCGAGCGCGCGATGGAGGCCCAGCGCGAGCGCGGCCGCGCCGGCTCCAACTTCAAGATGAGCGGCAAGATCGCCTACGACGGCGAAGACACCCGTTTCCACGGCTACGACAAGTCCAGCGTCGAGGCCAAAGTGCTGGCGCTGTACAAGGGCACCGATCCGGTCGACAGCCTGTCCGCCGGCGACGAAGGCATCGTGGTGCTGGATGGCACCGCCTTCTACGCCGAGGGCGGCGGCCAGGTGGGCGACGTCGGCGAAATCTCCGCCGCCGGCGGCATCGCCGCGCTGTTCGACGTGGCCGACACCCAGAAGATTCAGGGCGCGGCCTTCGGCCACAAGGGCAAGCTCGCCCGCGGCGCGCTGAAAGTGGGCGACGCCGTCACCGCCACCATCGACCTGCACCAGCGCCAGGCCAGCGCCCGCAACCACTCGGCCACCCACCTGCTGCACGCGGCATTGCGCCATGTGCTGGGCGGCCACGTGGTGCAGAAGGGTTCGCTGGTGAACCCGGAACGCACCCGCTTCGACTTCGCCCACGGCGAAGCCGTCACCGCCGCGCAGATCGCCGAGCTGGAGCGCGTGGTCAACCACGTGATCGCCGCCAACTACGAGGTCAAGGCCGAGCTGATGAGCATGGAAGCGGCGCAGAAGTCCGGCGCGATGATGCTGTTCGGCGAAAAATACGGCGACGAGGTCCGCGTGCTGACCATGGGCGACTTCTCCGCCGAACTGTGCGGCGGCACCCACGTCAAGCGCACCGGCGACATCGGCCTGTTCAAGATCGTCGCCGAAGGCGGCGTGGCCGCCGGCGTGCGCCGCATCGAAGCGGTCACCGGCGAAGGCGCGCTGGCCTACATCCAGGCCCAGGACGCGCTGATCAAGGAAGCCGCCGCCGCGCTGAAAGCGCAGACCAGCGACGAAGTGCTGGCCAAGATCGCCGCGCTGCAGGACAGCGCCAAGGCGCTGGAGAAGGAGCTGGCCAAGCTGAAGGGACAACTGGCCTCTTCCGCCGGCGACAGCCTGGCCGACGCCGCCGCCGACATCAACGGCGTCAAGGTGCTGGCCGCCGAGCTGCCGGGCGCCGACAACACCGCGCTGCGCGAGACGCTGGACAAGCTGAAGGACAAGCTGGGCTCCGCGGCCATCGTGCTGGCCGCCAAGGGCGACGGCAAAGTGGCGCTGGTGGCCGGCGTCACCGCCGACCTGACCGGCAAGCTGAAAGCCGGCGAACTGGTCAACTTCGTCGCCCAGCAAGTAGGCGGCAAGGGCGGCGGCCGCCCCGACATGGCCCAGGCCGGCGGCACCCAGCCGGAAAACCTGGACGCCGCGCTGAACGGCGTGCAAGCCTGGGTGGCCGGCAAGCTGTAA
- a CDS encoding SRPBCC domain-containing protein, with product MATRSIATQIDIAASPERVWRVLTDWRRYPEWNPFIVGLHGRHEAGARLVATLRPPGGRHLTFRPRLTAFDAGALLAWRGELLVSGLLDGEHRFRLEALDDGGTRLHHGEDFSGILLPLIGGGRLERVRQGFLQMNQALKQRCEALASQAPA from the coding sequence ATGGCCACGCGCAGCATCGCCACCCAGATCGACATCGCCGCCAGCCCGGAGCGGGTGTGGCGGGTGCTGACAGACTGGCGGCGCTACCCGGAGTGGAACCCGTTCATCGTCGGCCTGCACGGCCGCCACGAAGCGGGCGCGCGGCTGGTGGCCACCCTCCGCCCGCCCGGCGGCCGCCACCTGACCTTCCGGCCGCGGCTGACGGCGTTCGATGCCGGCGCGCTGCTGGCCTGGCGCGGCGAACTGCTCGTTTCCGGCCTGCTGGACGGCGAGCACCGCTTCCGGCTGGAAGCGCTGGATGACGGCGGCACCCGCCTGCATCACGGCGAAGATTTCTCGGGCATTCTGCTGCCGCTGATCGGCGGCGGGCGGCTGGAACGCGTCCGCCAAGGCTTCCTGCAAATGAACCAGGCCTTGAAGCAGCGCTGCGAAGCGCTTGCCAGCCAGGCCCCGGCTTGA
- the recX gene encoding recombination regulator RecX: MAAEGKSLKARAAELLSRREYTRQELVRRLAPFADSEDELNAALDELAASNWQSDDRFARQFASSKGTKFGSRRLAQEMRQRGVDSDTIREALSGQDDLASAREQWRKKFGRLPADAAEKARQYRFLAQRGFPADVIRQVLAGGADDDFYED; encoded by the coding sequence ATGGCGGCGGAAGGCAAAAGCCTGAAGGCGCGGGCCGCCGAACTGCTGTCCCGCCGGGAATACACCCGGCAGGAACTGGTTCGGCGGCTCGCGCCTTTTGCCGACAGCGAGGACGAGCTCAACGCGGCGCTGGACGAGCTGGCCGCCTCGAACTGGCAGTCGGACGACCGCTTCGCCCGCCAGTTCGCCAGCAGCAAGGGAACAAAGTTCGGCAGCCGCCGCCTGGCGCAGGAAATGCGCCAGCGCGGCGTGGACAGCGACACCATACGCGAGGCGCTGTCCGGCCAGGACGACCTCGCCAGCGCGCGCGAGCAGTGGCGCAAGAAATTCGGCCGCCTGCCGGCCGACGCCGCGGAGAAAGCCAGGCAGTACCGTTTCCTGGCGCAGCGCGGCTTTCCGGCCGACGTGATCCGCCAGGTGCTGGCGGGCGGCGCGGACGACGACTTCTACGAGGACTGA
- the recA gene encoding recombinase RecA has product MASEDKSKALAAALAQIEKQFGKGSIMRMSDNQITENLQVISTGSLTLDLALGVGGLPRGRVVEIYGPESSGKTTLCLQAVAEAQKLGGTCAYIDAENALDPVYAQKLGVNVEDLLISQPDTGEQALEICDMLVRSSGVDVIVVDSVAALVPKAEIEGEMGDSHVGLQARLMSQALRKLTGNIKRTNTLVIFINQIRMKIGVMFGNPETTTGGNALKFYASVRLDIRRTGGIKKGDEVIGNDTRVKVVKNKVSPPFRQADFEILYGEGISRQGEIIELGVKHGFIDKSGAWYAYNGQKIGQGKDNTREWLKANPAIADEIERKIREAVGVKIEINENQGDEEFADDAFDA; this is encoded by the coding sequence ATGGCTTCCGAAGACAAGAGCAAGGCGCTGGCCGCTGCCCTGGCCCAGATTGAAAAGCAATTTGGCAAGGGCTCGATCATGCGCATGAGCGACAACCAGATCACCGAAAACCTGCAAGTGATCTCCACCGGCTCGCTGACCCTGGACCTGGCGCTGGGCGTCGGCGGCCTGCCGCGCGGCCGCGTGGTCGAAATCTACGGCCCGGAGTCGTCGGGTAAAACCACCTTGTGTCTGCAGGCCGTGGCCGAGGCGCAAAAACTGGGCGGCACCTGCGCCTACATCGACGCCGAAAACGCGCTGGACCCGGTTTACGCGCAGAAGCTGGGCGTCAACGTCGAAGACCTGCTGATCTCGCAGCCGGACACCGGCGAGCAGGCGCTGGAAATCTGCGACATGCTGGTTCGCTCCAGCGGCGTGGACGTGATCGTGGTCGACTCCGTCGCCGCGCTGGTGCCCAAGGCTGAAATCGAGGGCGAGATGGGCGACAGCCACGTCGGCCTGCAGGCCCGCCTGATGAGCCAGGCGCTGCGCAAGCTGACCGGCAACATCAAGCGCACCAACACCCTGGTGATCTTCATCAACCAGATCCGCATGAAGATCGGCGTGATGTTCGGCAACCCGGAAACCACCACCGGCGGCAACGCGCTGAAGTTCTACGCCTCCGTGCGCCTGGACATCCGCCGCACCGGCGGCATCAAGAAGGGCGACGAAGTGATCGGCAACGACACTCGCGTCAAAGTGGTGAAGAACAAGGTGTCCCCGCCGTTCCGCCAGGCCGATTTCGAAATCCTGTACGGCGAGGGCATCTCGCGCCAGGGCGAAATCATCGAGCTGGGCGTCAAGCACGGCTTCATCGACAAGTCCGGCGCCTGGTACGCGTACAACGGCCAGAAGATCGGCCAGGGCAAGGACAACACCCGCGAATGGCTGAAAGCCAACCCGGCCATCGCCGACGAGATCGAGCGCAAGATCCGCGAAGCGGTGGGCGTGAAGATCGAAATCAACGAAAACCAGGGCGACGAAGAGTTCGCCGACGACGCCTTCGACGCCTGA